The DNA sequence AAAAgagctattttaacataaaacacaatatttctgtactgcatttaaattgtattatttaacaTAATACTTAAGTCTTTTTCATACATTATTGTATAACAgtaagtaaatcttttcttaacattatcttaaataattttttctatAACATttttgcactaaactaacaaattaaattcctgaatacattaaTGAACTATTATAGCCTACATTTTGTGCCactaaaaatgtgtttctattttaatgtatttattttttaagtcactgtattgactttattatgttccatctctgtaaaaatgtatattactgctctatgtgtaaatgcatagcaagcaacataatGATATATACTTCATTATACACTCATACTCATACTGAGATGAGTGAACTGCATACATAGGCAACTTTTATCTTTTGCATGTTATCTTTCCTCTTTTCATACCCTGGGCACCTGATGGCTGAAACCTCTGTTTTGCCAACTAGTAACCAAATTGTTTATGGCAAAGCAACTATCAAAATAGAACCTGTCAGATTAGGGACTTAAGGCCTGTTTTTTCCCCCGGATGTTTTCTCAATAATGATTTCCTAAACAAGACTCTTTCTTTTCTCTGTTTTAGGGCTTTTAGATCAGTCGTACATTCTGTTGGCCACTCATCTTTGATTACATGACATCCAAAATCATCTAACCCCATTAGCTGTCTGGTGTCAGTGAGATCGGAAAAACAGCACCGGAAAAATGGAGCCCATGTTTGCCACCGGTATGGCCGCAAAACTCCGGAGTGTATGGGACAGAAATGAAGGTTTGGGTCAGAACCACAATGCTGTGAAGTTTCTGGGACAGGATTATGAGTCCCTAAGGGCTCAGTGCCTCCAGAACAGAACCCTGTTTGAAGACCCATCGTTTCCAGCCCTCGGCACTTCTCTGGGTTTCAACGAGTTGGGCCCACGTTCCTCTAAGACATATGGTGTGCGGTGGATGAGACCAACGGTGAGCTAATAAGTGTCACATGGGGTCTGTTTCTGGCCCGTTTATCTTTATTATTCCTGATTTGCATGTATTTGTTTTACTCTAGTCATATAAACCCCCCGTCCTCCTGTTTGCTGCTGTTTGTTTACTTATGACTGATTCACTTGTTTCAGTGCCTTCTGCTTATAGATGCCTGTTTCCTTCATACTCAAATTTCATCTATATTCTGCTTTCACTGCTTTATCTGTACTCTGCTTCCTTATGCTCCAATGCAACAGAGCAGAACCCCATAATTTCCTGAATGATTTTACacaattttgagaaaaataaagttaaataaagttAGTACAGCTCTCAGTACTAACGTGCAAGTAAAgatgtgtaattattatttgagGCATTGGGTTCGCTATACAAgggcttaatgtacttattttatGACTTTAATCGCATGtataccgcactaactgaagtgcgcgtgtgttttagtcacgcaccttaaccacaaattcattttaaacttgacattaggaagttttacATGAACTCTGGCAACacgactcgctgtcagcagtctgccttcattcagaaacagctcaaataacacgacagcagtgtataaaacctttaagggacattataacgataattacaatgataaatatattagtgaccacatcataatgataacttcatgctaattcgctcaacgagcgcggcattacctaatattggatatttcttgtaataaaaacttttttgcaattgtttacatgtcactgaatatgtacatatgctgttcttgttgcatttacacagcggaaaaccagcagatgtcctcaactcgctgcgtttcgcgtaactaaacaatgaatgtagtagtttgtgtaataataccttttggcgtagtcagtgtggtagaaaaatttcacagcaactgcatcagcgctggatacctgaggtaattttatgttatagacctcacttcagcaatgaatgagctttctactgcattttaagtgcgcgtgcacttcaagttcaaatagatttgattggctgtcaatggtttatcgttaacaacgtgtttgtcatttaacgtaagtaaattaaaacagtggaccatgtgagttcatcatttgtgctctgcattgggctatgtgtcaataatctgaaaataaaaactgcatgtaaaccggaGTGAAGAGGTTATCTCCAATCATGTGaacatcttactgcgattaaaaccttactcgcattattggaaataatcgcattattggtgtgcatgtaaacgagctGAGTGTAGACAGAAGCTTTAAACTCATTAGATCACATCATTTAATGGAAAATgactaaaaatattaaaaaatattaagtaaacatGTGTCAGAACTAGATTTCCctaggtcacgttcttcctgataccatttttaaaccctagttagtgtgtaatgttactataatagcataaataatacctgtaaaatgataaagctcaaagttcactgccaggcgatatattttcttcaatagaattcctctttaaaagcctacaacgaacggccggtttggactacagccctctatttcctgctttattgacgtcagtaaaacagttcgttgactaaactccgcctacaggaatacgtcagtcaccagctttggctcagaccgctctgctaagctaagctgctatcgaatcacagcacactaaacaaactacacaatcagaacgcgatatgtatttctgaaggagggacttcacataacaaggaagacatcagcctgttttgaggacagtgaaaacagcgctatacagataaataaattgtgtggaacatgttatattgcccactataaacacaatcaaagcttcaaaatcacagacagaacgggcGCTTTAAATTCAGTCAGTGGAGCACTATCATTACAAATACATAGATgaataaatgtgtttgtctcaCGTTATTGCATAAATTGCTTGATTCTGAACAAGGGTTTTCAAGCCATGAAACTGGCAcggttaaagagttattaaaaaTGACGCGGTAATACTAACTGTTGGACATTTTTATCACGGTTAACCAGTAAACCTGTAATCTTTAAATTGGTATTAATCACACATAACTGTGCAAGAACTGATATTCTTGAGAAATGTAATCAGAAATGTTAGATGTACCATTTGAGAGTATGTATGTAACAGCTGTAAATGCAATGTGTGTTTGCAGGAGATTTGCTCGCGTCCTCAGTTTATCATGGATGGAGCTACTCGTACTGACATCTGTCAGGGAGCTTTAGGTGAGCCTGTCTTCATCATCATTATCATAGCAATAGTCAGGGACTTGGACAATATCTCAATCAACGTTAACATAACCACATTAAAGCGTCACTACAACTAACCCAAACCAGCCATTAACACCAAACACACCATTTGTAAACTACTGATAAAGAGATTTTGGAATTGTTTTCTTTTGGACTACAATGCAGAATGATTTTTTTGTGAATAAACTTTTCCTGATAATTTGCAAGCAACTATTATTTACAAATAGTCAACATTTCTTTCTCTGCTTATTATTGTGGTGTCTCTTTTCATAGGTGACTGTTGGTTGCTGGCGGCCATTGCGTCTCTGACTCTGAACGATAACCTCCTTCACCGTGTGGTGCCTCATGGGCAGAGCTTTGACAATGGCTACGCTGGAATCTTCCACTTCCAGGTGCGTCATTCGCACTAAAcatgaaatacaaaacaaattgCCAGTGGAAAGTCTACATAGACCTAAACAATTACTCTGTGTATTGATATAAATTTTCTACAAGCAGGATTTTAGAGAATTACTAGGGTGATATTCAGGATTCATGCATTTAACTGCAACTGTTGTATTTTTAGTAGTTTTtcaaatattatgcaaattaaacAGCAGCTCCATGTCAAATGCCTTGGCATGTGACAAAGAGGTGCTACTTAATACAATCTTTTGCTGCTGTGCTGGGTGTATTTAGGTTGTGTAATTCTTGTGTATGACAGCAGTTATGATGCTATAAACTTTCAGTGTGGAAAGACAAACTGGTTCCTGCAAggatttaatttatttcaacACGATTAGGTTGCTTCTCTTGTGGTGTAATGCTAGTGCATTTGCATCTTGGTAGAAATATGCAAATGGTTATTCTAATTTCATATGGGAAGAGAGTGTACAACTATGCATATGTGTTTCTGTCTCTGTGTTAAAAACTGCGTTTAAACTGTGTTTAAATAACCTCAGTGAATTGGCAGTGAGCACAACAGTCAATTCCCAATGTATACTTACGGCGTAATTAAAAAAGCACAGTTAagaagtaattatttaatagggacatattatgagacttttttaagattaaaataagtctttggtgtccccgaagtacgtatgtgaagttttcgATCAAAATAccctacagataatttattatagcatgttaaaattgcctctttgtaggtgcgagcaaaaatgtgccgtttttgggtgtgtccctttaaatgcaaatgagatgaTAAAATGCAAATACTGATTGCCATAttgccataatggtggtttgttgaagtTGAAACTCATTTGTGCTgtcaatttttttctctctcgttctgcactaaatggcagtgctgtggttggatagtgcagattaaggggtggtattattgtaataagatCCCTTTTTGAcacacaaggggagccaaattggAATTACCTAATTTTTTTGACATGCATGCAGAGAATGGttcaccaaaactaagttactgggttaatgttttcttggttgatagaagcaccggggacccgattatagcacttaaacatgaaaaaattcagattttcatgatatttaaatgttaatgtaacCGAACAGAAATGACAATAGAAAGGCAAAGATGCACctgtaaaaataatacaataagAACTTAATGGTCTTAAAACTAGCCTTTATATTCTTTACACtttaaaatggctgggttatttttgacccatgttgTGTATATTTTGGACAAAAcatgtgctgggttaaaaatgacccaatgttgggttgttgttatgcaatcatgggtttaataacccagcagttgggttaaaacaacccagcattaggTCAACTTTTACCCAGCGTTGtgttctgtcaaaaatgtaccCAAcatggttaaaaaataacccagacattttatttaactttaccTAAACCCACACTTGCagtaattaaagggatagtcctCAGTCTGTcaccatttactcaccctcaagttgttacaaacctgtataagttACTTTGTTTTGAAcaaaaatgaagatatttgtaatcaagcaggaaacaagggcaccactgactttcatagttgtaatgaaaaatattatggaggtcaatggtgctcaaaaacagtttggttacatacattgctcaaaatatcttcctttgtgttcagcagaacacaTACATTTCTAGATGTTTGAAAAACTTGTAggtaaataaatgatgacagaattgatTTAACAAAAGGCCTGACCCGTTATATGACAGCAGCACCAATTTAATTCTGTACCTGACCTGTTTGACCACGACTCGAACCGCATCCGCATGAAATCTACTACATGAGGTatacaaataaatttattttgtcTTTCAACATTAACAAACATAGGAATTCttgtatttataaaaatgtatagccaAATATTTTGTCCAATAAATTTCCTGCTCAAaatgtcaaatattttttgagcTTTGGTGGGCCGAGTCTGATATTAGAGAGCTTAAATTCAAAAGCCaaacgccacctctgtcaaaaatgagatgattatttatttttaccaaATGTTGTCCGAACGTACTATACgttcataaaaaatgtttgcTTCAAAATTCAGAAGTACTATTTTGTTGGAAGAATTCATTGAAGTCATCAACTTGCACAGAAGACAAATTGGATGAACAGCGGCACGAAAGTCAAAGTGCAagtgtttttttccagactaacttttttcactaggagcacagtggcacccaactgaaaattttaggggcacaaccagaaaatgtAGGGGTGCACAccataaatcaacatgctaaccaaatctACTAATttacactgtattactaataattGCTTTAATAATGGATGCAGAAATTACAATAAGccgtttcaaattcagtgtcacattttATTCTGCACTTTTGAAAATGCAACAAGGTAAACTGACAGCACCATCACTGTCATGATAGTACAAATAGTAAACAGTGGAAACAGTGGAAGAAAAAGTCTTTACGGGTGACTATAGAGTGTCTGTTAGttcaaaatgtatatttagcTCATCCTATCCAACAGTTATATTCACAGACACTGAAAAAGACTGGATAAGTGCATTAAATGTTAGGCTTTAGTTCTTCAGTTTCACTAGTGTGCTATCTATTAGCCAGTTATTTTCTCAGGTAGGTACACATTCCTAATAATTCAAagccagggctccagactaacaaAACTGGATAAAGTAATTGTGAATGAATTTTGTATGACACCAGCATTCTCATGAGTATGTGTAcgagtgtgtgtatgtgtgtgtgtgtgtgtgtgtgtgtgtttgcgcatgtgtgtgtttgcgtgcatGTGCGCTCGTGTCTCATTGATTATTTCATTGCTCATTTCATTGATCATTGATGTGCCCCTTCCACGTTTAATGTATAAAAAAGAGGGTGGGGGAggcaaatttactggtcgcacatgtgcgactggatgtaaaattcagtcgcacactctcaaatttttgGTCGCAAAATGCGACCATTTGgtcgcagtctggagccctgggcTTACAGAATATTTTAGGCTTTTTACCTTTATACAGAAGTGACAGTGAAGAGTGACTgcaggttttttttaaagtggagatttttgcatgtacttgcaaggttttgcagtgaaagtcaaatttgttaaatatcattgaaatgactaaagagacatttgtaaaaataaggcatttcagttattgactaataaccttttcactgccattaaagtgacattactgaacctaaacaaatgatgaacaaataaaaatgcttatttacgaGAAAACATGTCAGTTGCAAGTcaaggttttgcatctgagctcttcatattatttattcagcaattaaataaacattagcTAGAGTGTACATGGCTTTCAGACCTGTTAGCAACACAAGAAATGggctaaaattttatttaaatagtgaATAGTGTAACTGTACATTCACTCGGGGCGTTAAcccttctcatttacttttaatgggtgacgtcatgcattgccgaactgaattgtggattcGCCACGTcgcgtcactgccgttgcttCCGGCAGAAgtttaacatttctcaacttttcaacaAGTGCTTTAGAGTTTTGTGAGCAATATGCATCTTTATAAAGTCTTTTTCTCTCTGTAGTTTTGGCAGTTCGGTGAGTGGGTTGACGTGGTTATTGATGACCGGTTGCCCGTGAAGGATGGAAAGCTGTTGTTTGTCCACTCAGCAGAAGGTGGAGAGTTCTGGAGTGCCCTACTGGAGAAGGCCTATGCCAAGCTAAAGACCATTCATTTTATCTGAAATCTCTATATGTGCCTTGTTTTCCCATGTGTGTTTTATTAGTGGCGTTTGCTAAAGCAAGCATAATTTTtactagggctgcaactaacgatttTTTTTATCGATTAGAGATTACCGTGAATACATTGGCCTTTATGTCATTTAAACAAAACTATTAACAAATTGTTGCtaatttgtatttgtttatgttttcagtTAATACAATATGCTTTTTGattactgaaatttaatttAACCATTTAAAACCAGAATCCAGAAAAAtttaaactgaaaacacagaatttgagaataaataaaacaaaattaaatggattttatagggccctaatACACTGCCGACAGCAACTGACACTTGACCAAAGCAACActcacatttatatatataaatgcccATTTTGGGTTTTGAAGTGGTTTGAAATTTTGCATTTTTATGTGTGCATGCCAAGCTAAATGGATGTTATGAGGCTCTCTCGGGTGGAAGCACGTCTGAGGGGTTTGAGGATTTTACCGGTGGGGTGACAGAAATGTACGAGTTATTGAAAGCACCGCCTGACCTCTTCAGCATCATAGGCCGTGCCATCGAGAGAGGCTCACTTTTGGGCTGCTCTATAGATGTGAGCTCTTCCAGGTTTTTACACTATTCAGGTTTTACCCTTATAGTCACATGTAACTACATGTGAACTAACATTTCACAGTTTATTTTGACAGGGGTTTAGCACCCAGAGTTGCAAAGAAAGTTACACTACTCATTTCTATGAGATTTTACATACTGTGTCATCTTGTATCCAGGAGCACGGCCAATGTGTGACATAGTTATACTTCTTTTGTCTTCAAGATTACCAGTAAGTTTGACATGGAGTCAGTGACCTTCAAGAAGCTGGTCAAAGGTCATGCTTACTCTGTGACAGGAGTGGAGGAGGTAAGCCAAAGACAAAATCAGGTTTTTAATGAAAGAGAGCATTTGATGTTTAAGATTTCGTAAATAAAACTTACAGCAGAGGAGTTAAGGAAACTTCACTTATCTCTTTTGACTACGTTATGTGACAGATGCAATTCACTTGAAAATGAATGCTCTTGTTTGATTTTGGTTATGTTTCATTGTATTGTAAAAGTGATGAAAGTATGTTAATACACACTAAATTTATCATGAGAACATTTGAGCACTCTCTTTTGCATTTTGCTATGATATATAATGgcataaacaataatatatgctatttttatgtacaaaatataaTTATGTGGTATTGACGTGCACATTGTTTGttggttcagtttaattcagagtgctcatttggtttggtgtattcagAGTAGCGttgcaactaacgattattttcataatcaatTAATCGGCCGATAATTTTTCAGATAAATCGACTTATcagataaaacataaatatttactcAATTAGTCAtttagtagggatgcaccgaatgttCGGCAACCAAAGTTATTTgtccaaaaatggcaaaaaaaacaaaaaaaaattttcattgTTCGGCTGAACAATTGAAAAGACTGAATAAATTTTAACGAACAATGAGGTATTTGCTGAcagcctgaaataaaaaaagtttgtgcagcttttaaatagtaaaacatcttttaaatgtcaaaatataaacaaaactaATTGAgtctttaacaaaataaataagccatGTGATGTGATATGAAAGTGAAATCCATGCATTGTTATAGTAATAAAAACTTGGATTTCCCCCTTTCTTCAAACAGATGCTTAGTTTGTggtttaataaaatttttatggaaacacaacaacaattaaaCCGTTGCAGACTCGGTTATATTAAAGGAAATTAAGCCTTAATGCTGCAGAATGTACAGCGCGTGACTCCtttaccttaaaggaatattccattttcttaaaagaaaaatccagatattttactcaccaccatgtcatccaaactgttgatgtctttctttgttcagtcgagaagaaattatgtcttttgcggaaaacattgcaggatttttctaattttaatggacaccaacacttaacagtttttttcaacgagtttcaaagaactataaacgatcccaaacgaggcataagggtcttatctagcgaaacgactgtcatttttgacaagaaaaataaaaaatatgctcttttaaaaatatgctcttttcacaacttttcgtctaagtccggtccagcgcgacctaacgtaaatgcgtagtgacgtagggaggtcacgtgttacatatataaaacgcacatttgcggatcattgtaaacaataaactgacacaaagacattaattagtatcagttgacatacaacaacgtcgcaacagtcctctttcaacacatttgtaaacactggggcggagtttcgccttcgtcctctgtgacctcttgacgtcatgacgtattgcgtggggtcgcgctggcgcatcacgaccagatctagacgagaagttgtggtttaaaagtgcatattttttatttttcttgtcaagaaTGACaatcgctagataagacccttatgcctcgtttgggattgtttatagtcctttgaaaacagttgaaaaaaaactgttaagtgttgagttaagtattaattgttggtgtctattaaagtgcattaaaatgagaaaaatcctgcaatgttttcctcaaaaaacataatttcttctcgactgaacaaagacagacatcaacattttggatgacatggtggtgagtaaattatctggatttttcttttaagaaaattgactattactttaataatgcgtgttgccattgccttgcgagtgcatgtttctgtgacgagaatcatgtgatacgtaaataagaggtaaatatatgACGTGAACTTTAAAACAATacttctgcgcatgtgcacaatgtatttttgcatacGATCGAGAAAATACTTTGATTCACGTGTTTACATGCAAACTTTTTTCTGATaatcggatcacagatcggactCATCCCTTTCAATTCAATTGAAATTTGCATCTGATCGACCGCAgtcgtattgattaaggtgtttacatgaacactgtaaaaaatgtctgtagaaattacagtattaatgggtattactggcaactagctgccagtaacttacattttacatttatgttatttactggcaacatttggttcaaagttaaatgaacatgaaacattttttgactttatcttctacagtaagttactggcaaccagctgcaaaattacagcaaatgttTTAGAGTGAAGGCTTTTCAATTCGAAAcagccatcaatacgattacaaacagattatttggttgcatgtaaaagTATCTAATATGATGTGAAATGTACACTTTTTGCAATCCCTCTAACCACTAAAAATATAACTGGTAGTAATGGCCCTTTGATAATGTGTCTGCGTGTATGTCAGATACTTTACCGGGGAAACATGACTAAACTGGTGCGTATCAGAAACCCCTGGGGTGAAGTGGAGTGGACAGGACCCTGGAGCGACAAGTGAGATCAGCACACACACATGTGTGATAGAAGTTACAGTCTTACTGTATGTACATGTGCTGTGTGATGCATCACTGATCTGATAACAGAACTCAAATGTGTGTCTCAGCTCTCGAGAATGGGACAATGTGGACAGCTCTGTTAGAGGCAGATTAAACAACCGCAGTGACGATGGAGAGTTCTGGTGAGTGGAATCTTAAAAATAATCATCATCTATCAGCTGAGCATCACAGAATACAATTTAGTTTTTATAAACCCTTAAACCTAAGTAATAAACTTGGGTATGTCTGTGTGTCCTAGTCACTGTTAAGGTAAAATTCTCTCTTTCTTCTTCTGGATGTCTTTCAGTGACTTCTTGCGAGAGTTTACCCGATTGGAGATCTGTAATTTGACTGCAGACGCCCTTCAGACAAATCAGTTGAAGAAATGGAGCTCATCACTGTATCAGGGGGAGTGGAGGAGGGGCAGCACGGCCGGTGGCTGTAGAAACTTCCCAGGtactttgtctgtgtgtgtgtgtggaagtAAATCTGTGGTTCAGTGTGTCACCAGtacaacaaaaaaagatttgtcATATGGATGCAATAACACAAGAAGTGCTCATTTGCTGTAGGAATGTAAGAAGGTGTAAAGGTTTGCTGGAGCAGTGCCAGACGCGTCAGACGCGAATTTGCAGTattcgtgccgcgagacctccagacgcacgtaaatgcgtctttacattgacttaacattaaaataatttgcGCCAGATTCTCTATTCAcgtttggtgtgaacgcagcattacagtTGTAGAAGAAGCCATGTGCCTGGATGATAGGTCCTAAGGATATCGTGTAAATGGAGAAAAG is a window from the Misgurnus anguillicaudatus chromosome 21, ASM2758022v2, whole genome shotgun sequence genome containing:
- the capn1 gene encoding calpain-1 catalytic subunit: MEPMFATGMAAKLRSVWDRNEGLGQNHNAVKFLGQDYESLRAQCLQNRTLFEDPSFPALGTSLGFNELGPRSSKTYGVRWMRPTEICSRPQFIMDGATRTDICQGALGDCWLLAAIASLTLNDNLLHRVVPHGQSFDNGYAGIFHFQFWQFGEWVDVVIDDRLPVKDGKLLFVHSAEGGEFWSALLEKAYAKLNGCYEALSGGSTSEGFEDFTGGVTEMYELLKAPPDLFSIIGRAIERGSLLGCSIDITSKFDMESVTFKKLVKGHAYSVTGVEEILYRGNMTKLVRIRNPWGEVEWTGPWSDNSREWDNVDSSVRGRLNNRSDDGEFWMSFSDFLREFTRLEICNLTADALQTNQLKKWSSSLYQGEWRRGSTAGGCRNFPATFWINPQFKLALQHPDSSSHSDCSFLVALMQKDLRKKRREGKDMETIGFAIYEVPKEFAGKSGVHLKRDFFLSHASSARSELFINLREVSSRFRLPVGEYIIVPSTFEPNKEADFVLRVFSEKPANSEEMDDKVTADIPAEQHLDESQIDAGFKNLFRQLAGADMEISVTELQTILNRIISKHKDLKTDGFGKESCRSMINLMDTDGSGKLGLTEFHVLWEKIKRYLTIFRDHDLDKSGTMSSYEMRKALETAGFKLNNHLFQLIIIRYTEEDFTVDFDNFVTCLVRLETMFKTFKTMDTDGDGIMSLTFFQWISLTMFA